A stretch of the Aegilops tauschii subsp. strangulata cultivar AL8/78 chromosome 4, Aet v6.0, whole genome shotgun sequence genome encodes the following:
- the LOC141021485 gene encoding uncharacterized protein, which translates to MIHPIHRPLPPSFPHQQSPHHDPNPLGISLHPPPRNKAMAPEASPSSPRRSPSSGCSRRRPRLSSSSSRLPSRLPCVSSTKGEELLEPRPSGRCPSASSPHSSPLPASPPAERLLTSFVARPASSASRSFAAADSLPLPSASPATSRATAAPTRRASAPSPAKSGAPWPDPPSRARRWPPLLLSPRLPCVLCIASPTSSPARSHLHRPCPFWPDPAAWAPSPATGALAGDHLRRPSSLPPLLRSPKPAPRPACCCFCSSEANSSPAHPVDRSRAWPPRLGQQPPLAFSRSGPVRLCLTGPSPWLRFLSGVVRIRSTTSVCLLHGLVLLPCGISGKMTIPSKSLLSLLASCSLYCYAALPTTCFSSLPSCHEPLTFVTLPSKPLFGYVTTFAQPLL; encoded by the exons ATGATCCATCCAATCCATCGACCGCTGCCTCCCTCGTTTCCCCACCAACAGAGCCCGCACCATGATCCAAATCCTCTCGGCATCTCTCTTCATCCTCCTCCCAGGAACAAAGCCATGGCGCCCGAGGCCTCCCCTAGCTCGCCTCGTCGGAGCCCTTCCAGCGGCTGCTCCAGGCGTCGCCCTCGTCTCTCCTCATCCTCCAGCCGCCTCCCCTCCCGGCTCCCGTGCGTGTCCAGCACCAAaggagaggagctcctcgagcCTCGACCCAGCGGcaggtgcccgagcgcctcctcaCCTCATTCGTCGCCGCTGCCTGCCTCGCCTCCTGCCGAGCGCCTCCTCACCTCGTTCGTCGCCAGGCCTGCCTCCTCTGCCTCGCGCTCGTTCGCCGCCGCCGACTCCCTGCCGCTGCCATCTGCTTCCCCTGCAACGAGCAGAGCCACTGCCGCCCCAACCCGGCGTGCCTCCGCCCCTtctccggccaagtccggcgccCCATGGCCGGATCCGCCGTCGCGTGCTCGTCGGTGGCCGCCCCTGCTCCTCTCGCCCCGACTCCCCTGCGTCCTCTGCATCGCGTCGCCGACCTCCTCTCCAGCAAGGAGCCACCTCCACCGCCCTTGCCCGTTCTGGCCGGATCCCGCCGCCTGGGCCCCGTCCCCGGCCACCGGTGCCCTCGCCGGAGACCATCTGCGCCGCCCGTCAAGTCTACCGCCTCTGCTTCGCTCGCCTAAGCCAGCGCCTCGTCCCGCCTGCTGCTGCTTCTGTTCTTCAGAAGCGAACAGCTCGCCCGCTCACCCCGTTGACCGCAGTCGTGCGTGGCCTCCGCGCCTGGGCCAGCAGCCTCCCCTTGCCTTCTCCAGATCCGGCCCAGTTCGCCTCTGCCTCACCGGGCCAAGCCCATGG cttcggtttctttccggagttgtgaggattcgttcgactacgtccgtttgtcttcttcatggactcgttcttcttccttgcgggatctcaggcaagatgaccataccctcgaaatcacttctatctttgcttgctagctgttcgctctattgctatgccgcgctacctaccacttgcttttcaagcctcccaagttgccatgaacctctaacctttgtcacccttcctagcaaaccgttgtttggctatgttaccacttttgctcagcccctcttatag